From a region of the Podospora pseudopauciseta strain CBS 411.78 chromosome 7 map unlocalized CBS411.78m_7, whole genome shotgun sequence genome:
- a CDS encoding uncharacterized protein (EggNog:ENOG503NZRP; COG:T) yields MADQETFPPPQRAATYTLPLRPRMDGSDAREFSLGPMAGTPDAQHDPAAVPRGLASPDISVEFAGDHHLDSSSDKPELLHPRSAPPHVQHFQSPLRHHKRTPSVHREIKETLNAHSEYTSDDSDGRSHFRVNQYVIKEEIGRGSYGAVHLATDQFGKEYAVKAFSKARLRKRIQSNILRHGPRSLGRFPSRAPFGAPDLPIARLTDQRAKEAQDPLFLIREEIAVMKKLNHPNLVQLIEVLDDPEEDTLYMVLEMCKKGVVMKVGLGESAAPIDEEQCRHWFRDLILGVEYLHSQGVVHRDIKPDNLLLNEDDVLKIVDFGVSEMFEQSTDMKTAKSAGSPAFLPPELCVAKHGDVSGKAADIWSMGVSLYCLRYGKIPFEKFGVLDMYEAIRTEAPFIPEGENPLFVDLMGRLMEKDPEKRIAMEELRNHPWVTKNNSDPLLPTDENCTDPVDPPNPLEVNHAFTRRMSHLICVMKAIRKFKSLLSTNPKPPGSPYHHSPRPSDTADFAASILRERQQFLQFPPPHLIPPSTPPQPLLLGIGTGGLDTFSSSHDDAGLGGGLGIVADSPTAADFNIFDRAFDKEVERIKGMKSRDGDGGTTIYHTRFNDPEEKKEGLWGLFNKTTQQQKRKDEGISGFAELVRVAVAREKEKEKEKESKKGAGGEEEKPAGEGDQGKTE; encoded by the exons ATGGCCGACCAAGAGaccttcccacctccccagcgAGCAGCAACTTACACGCTGCCACTGCGACCTCGAATGGACGGCAGCGACGCGAGAGAATTCAGCTTGGGGCCAATGGCCGGCACCCCAGACGCACAACACGACCCGGCCGCAGTGCCCCGGGGCTTAGCCTCGCCAGACATATCCGTGGAATTCGCTGGCGATCACCACCTCGACAGCAGCTCTGATAAGCCAGAGCTGTTACATCCTCGCTCTGCGCCCCCTCACGTGCAGCACTTCCAGAGCCCTCTGAGACACCACAAACGGACACCTTCGGTTCATCGTGAAATCAAAGAGACGCTCAACGCTCATTCAGAGTACACAAGTGACGATTCTGACGGCCGCTCTCACTTTCGCGTCAACCAGTATGTCATTAAGGAGGAGATTGGGCGCGGGTCGTATGGGGCCGTCCACCTTGCTACTGATCAGTTTGGGAAAGAATAT GCCGTGAAAGCCTTCTCCAAAGCCCGTCTCCGCAAACGCATACAATCCAACATCCTCCGCCATGGTCCGAGATCACTCGGCCGCTTCCCCTCTCGGGCTCCCTTTGGCGCCCCTGATCTCCCCATTGCCCGGTTGACAGACCAGCGAGCAAAGGAAGCGCAGGACCCCCTCTTTCTTATTCGTGAAGAGATCGCCGTCATGAAAAagctcaaccaccccaacctaGTCCAGCTCATTGAGGTTCTCGACGACCCCGAAGAAGACACCCTGTACATGGTGCTGGAGATGTGCAAGAAGGGTGTCGTCATGAAAGTTGGTTTGGGCGAGTCAGCCGCGCCAATTGATGAAGAGCAGTGTAGGCATTGGTTCAGGGACTTGATCCTGGGTGTTGAATACC TGCATTCTCAGGGTGTAGTCCACAGGGATATCAAACCCGACAACTTGCTCCTCAACGAAGACGACGTTCTCAAAATTGTCGACTTTGGCGTCTCGGAGATGTTTGAGCAGTCCACCGACATGAAGACAGCCAAGAGCGCCGGGTCACCGGCTTTCTTACCTCCTGAGCTCTGTGTTGCCAAACATGGTGATGTGTCCGGCAAGGCAGCTGATATCTGGTCTATGGGCGTATCACTGTACTGTCTCCGCTACGGCAAGATCCCGTTTGAAAAGTTTGGAGTATTGGATATGTACGAAGCTATCCGGACAGAAGCCCCCTTTATTCCCGAGGGCGAGAACCCTTTATTTGTCGACCTGATGGGGAGGTTAATGGAGAAGGACCCAGAGAAAAGAATCGCAATGGAGGAACTTCGG AACCACCCCTGGGTCACCAAAAACAACTCcgaccctctcctccccacagATGAAAATTGCACCGACCCCGTCGACCCCCCTAACCCATTGGAAGTAAACCACGCTTTCACCCGACGAATGTCACATCTCATCTGTGTGATGAAGGCGATTCGCAAATTCAAGTCGTTGCTCTCTACGAATCCCAAGCCGCCAGGGTCACCATACCATCACTCCCCTCGCCCATCTGACACGGCTGATTTTGCCGCTTCTATTTTACGTGAGAGGCAGCAGTTTCTTCAGTTTCCACCTCCACACCTCATcccaccctcaacaccaccccagccTTTGCTGCTGGGTATCGGCACTGGCGGATTGGATACGTTTAGCAGCAGTCATGATGATGCGGGACTGGGAGGGGGCCTGGGGATCGTGGCGGACAGCCCGACGGCGGCGGATTTCAACATTTTTGATAGGGCTTTTGAtaaggaggtggagaggattAAGGGGATGAAGAGTAGGGATGGGGACGGAGGGACGACGATTTATCATACGAGGTTTAATGACCCcgaagagaaaaaggaggggcTTTGGGGGTTGTTTAATAAGACTACTCAGCagcagaagaggaaggatgaGGGCATTAGTGGGTTTGCAGAGTTGGTCAGGGTTGCTGTCGCtagggagaaggagaaggagaaggagaaggaaagcaAGAagggggctggtggtgaggaggagaagccagcGGGAGAAGGGGACCAAGGCAAGACGGAGTGA
- the SAT4 gene encoding serine/threonine-protein kinase HAL4/sat4 (COG:D; EggNog:ENOG503NV7I), translated as MSTTADAKPPSTRSSQAPSIKSVDIPPRSPNLNGLTEQPAKPVEKASVKDRLTRMFSTRDAASRAASTDGKPTPSTGTPGNTSPPPSRPSAPERKGSIASDKSPAPTTATASKSKLANGKDGHLQRFMLLPDPPGGHEHHLKSSRRQERLTDMIKGLLGRKSEPQHAAPENDLSLVSNWVDNLKREKEGGSSASDKKAANGAGGLVEKYGKCQEVVGRGAFGIVRISHKKMENGVGEKLFAVKEFRRRPEETEKKYSKRLTAEFCISSSLRHPNVIHTLDLVKDSKGDYCEVMEFCAGGDLYTLVLAAGKLEVQEADCFFKQMMRGVEYMHEMGVAHRDLKPENLLLTTNGGLKITDFGNGECFRMAWENDAHMVSGLCGSAPYIAPEEYIDREFDARAVDVWACGVIYMAMRTGRHLWRVAKKDEDEFYDRYLEGRRDEAGYGPIESLHRARCRNVIYSILDPNPSRRITASQVLKSEWGREIKLCKAGEEGL; from the exons ATGTCAACCACCGCCGATGCCAAGCCTCCCTCCACGAGGTCCTCCCAGGCCCCGTCAATCAAGTCGGTCGATATCCCGCCCAGGTCTCCCAACTTGAACGGTTTGACCGAGCAGCCCGCAAAGCCCGTGGAGAAGGCGTCTGTAAAAGACCGTCTGACACGCATGTTCTCGACCAGAGACGCTGCCTCTCGCGCCGCATCCACCGACGGCAAGCCCACTCCCAGCACCGGCACCCCTGGCAACACTTCcccgccgccctcgaggCCCTCGGCCCCAGAACGTAAGGGTTCGATTGCGTCAGACAAGTCGCCCGCCCCGACCACTGCGACAGCGAGCAAGTCCAAATTGGCAAACGGCAAGGATGGCCACTTGCAGCGCTTCATGCTTCTCCCAGATCCTCCCGGAGGACACGAGCACCACCTCAAGTCGTCGCGTCGCCAGGAGAGGTTAACCGACATGATCAAGGGGCTGCTCGGCCGGAAGTCTGAACCGCAGCATGCGGCGCCCGAGAATGACCTTTCGCTCGTCTCCAACTGGGTCGACAATCTGAAGCGGGAAAAGGAAGGAGGCTCTTCGGCTTCGGACAAGAAGGCGGCGAACGGAGCCGGTGGCTTGGTGGAGAAGTACGGCAAGTgccaggaggtggtgggcCGCGGCGCTTTCGGCATCGTAAGAATTTCCCacaagaagatggagaatGGTGTCGGCGAGAAGCTGTTCGCCGTCAAGGAGTTCCGCAGGCGTCCGGAGGAGACCGAAAAGAAGTATAGTAAACGTCTTACGGCCGAGTTCTGCATCTCTTCGTCTCTCCGCCATCCTAATGTCATCCACACGCTGGACCTGGTTAAGGACTCAAAGGGCGACTATTGCGAGGTGATGGAGTTCTGCGCCGGTGGTGATCTTTACACCCTTGTCCTGGCCGCAGGCAAGCTCGAGGTTCAGGAGGCGGACTGCTTCTTCAAGCAGATGATGCGTGGCGTGGAATACATGCACGAGATGGGAGTTGCCCATCGCGATCTGAAGCCAGAAAACTTgcttctcaccaccaacggcGGGCTCAAAATTACGGATTTCGGAAACGGAGAGTGTTTCCGCATGGCCTGGGAGAACGATGCGCACATGGTGTCGGGCTTGTGCGGCTCAGCCCCTTACATTGCTCCAGAGGAGTACATCGACAGGGAATTTGATGCCCGCGCTGTGGACGTCTGGGCTTGCGGTGTCATTTACATGGCTATGCGGACTGGTCGTCACCTCTGGCGTgtggccaagaaggacgaggatgaaTTCTATGATCGGTACCTTGAAGGACGGAGGGATGAAGCGGGCTATGGCCCGATAGAGTCGTTGCACAGG GCCCGCTGCAGGAATGTGATTTACTCCATCCTCGACCCAAATCCGTCTAGAAGAATCACAGCCTCGCAAGTCCTCAAATCTGAGTGGGGCCGTGAGATAAAACTGTGCAAggctggtgaagaaggtCTTTAA
- a CDS encoding uncharacterized protein (EggNog:ENOG503P046), with translation MSTAVAMAPSPAPHDRPSFGNDITTSPSAQRPTQSIPPPPPMSANPNAPAPAPARTGSGSPKGVGAAPTAHKSSPPSASRSREGPKIIVKKEPGSPDLPTARHRPRKLDLSKNTTNIVSPATGRPLTARDGLGIQEVGLACLSPGFVTQDPVMKEQLQRSMSVREHQRQIIEQRLQQQSAKGDGPADKDGGQFTAKTPGFARKRGPPPGLSIVAPSHEQFANERVIQSAPLGQTFTGRHNPHPLTRHITNQPSNLARNSHIHHVPAQQTNNRLPPIADVFGQNLSGHPESSGHALFANQNRAPLASPHHPPPQQQQASTPGRPREYKSAEEAQVELAGGRPELLPKLVHYAGNQQQPPTPPSPHPYPQQQQQQQQHSRDSRYDGIPQYADASRNISSNNVVPSHAPPVKRSRAEYEDGSPPLGGNGSRPAPHAPGSSRRTGPFEEGRDSPDTQRAKREEFLKLCERAWDLFHS, from the exons ATGAGCACCGCAGTCGCAATGGCCCCTTCACCGGCTCCTCACGACAGGCCTTCTTTTGGCAacgacatcaccacatcTCCCAGCGCCCAGAGGCCAACACAGTcgattcctcctcctccacccatgTCCGCAAACCCGAACgcgccagcgccagcgccagcACGCACTGGTAGCGGCAGCCCAAAGGGTGTAGGTGCCGCTCCCACCGCTCACAAGTCCTCTCCACCCAGCGC ATCTCGAAGCAGAGAAGGCCCCAAAATCATCGTCAAGAAGGAGCCTGGATCGCCCGATTTGCCCACAGCCCGTCACCGGCCGAGGAAGCTCGATCTCTCCAAGAACACGACAAACATTGTCTCACCCGCCACAGGACGGCCCCTGACTGCCAGAGACGGCCTGGGCATCCAGGAAGTTGGTCTGGCCTGCCTGTCACCCGGCTTCGTAACCCAGGACCCAGTCATGAAGGAGCAGCTGCAGCGCAGCATGAGCGTCAGGGAACACCAGAGGCAGATTATCGAGCAGAGGTTACAGCAGCAGTCGGCCAAGGGCGACGGTCCCGCCGACAAGGACGGAGGCCAATTTACCGCAAAGACACCTGGTTTTGCCCGCAAGCGTGGGCCTCCGCCAGGTCTGAGCATCGTTGCGCCGTCGCACGAGCAGTTTGCGAACGAGCGCGTGATCCAATCCGCGCCACTGGGCCAGACCTTCACAGGGAGACACAACCCGCACCCGCTAACGCgacacatcaccaaccagccCTCGAACCTGGCCAGGAACTCGCACATTCACCACGTCCCAGCCCAGCAAACGAACAATCGCCTCCCGCCCATCGCCGACGTTTTTGGACAGAACCTTTCCGGACACCCAGAATCCAGCGGCCACGCGCTCTTTGCCAACCAGAACCGCGCCCCTCTTGCGTCGCCGCACCACCCGCcacctcagcagcagcaagcgtCCACCCCAGGCCGGCCGAGGGAGTACAAGTCGGCCGAGGAAGCCCAGGTGGAACTGGCAGGCGGCAGACCGGAACTTTTACCCAAGTTAGTACACTACGCAGGcaaccagcagcaacccccaacaccaccgtcccCGCACCCAtacccgcagcagcagcaacagcagcaacaacactcGCGAGACTCGAGATATGACGGGATACCGCAGTATGCTGACGCGAGCCGGaacatcagcagcaacaatGTCGTCCCGAGCCACGCGCCGCCCGTCAAGAGAAGCCGGGCCGAGTACGAGGACGGCAGCCCGCCGCTGGGGGGGAACGGGAGCAGACCTGCGCCGCACGCGCCGGGGTCGAGTAGGAGGACGGGGCcgtttgaggaggggagggactCGCCTGACACGCAGAGGGCGAAGAGGGAAGAGTTTTTGAAGCTGTGTGAGAGAGCTTGGGATTTGTTTCACTCATGA
- the RPC19 gene encoding RNA polymerase subunit AC19 (COG:K; EggNog:ENOG503P58J), producing MAARPDSEDIAMDDAPTSHQPEVKDDTMVDDAGEDVEEEEDYEEEEEEEEVQRVKLLPGSTETAASFEFSNEGHTLGNALRYVIMRNPEVEFCAYAIPHPSEAKMNVRIQTFEGTTAIEALEKGLRDIQELCDVVTDKFVAAADDFEKKKAATA from the exons ATGGCTGCCAGACCTGACTCGGAGGACATCGCCATGGACGATGCGCCCACCTCTCACCAGCCTGAGGTTAAGGATGATACTATGGTCGATGATGCGGGCGAGGAcgtagaggaggaggaggattatgaggaggaggaggaggaggaggaggttcagAGGGTGAAACTG CTTCCTGGGTCAACGGAAACTGCTGCCTCGTTCGAGTTTTCCAATGAGGGTCACACACTCGGCAATGCTCTCAGATATGTCATCATGAGAAA TCCCGAGGTTGAATTCTGTGCTTATGCCATCCCTCATCCCTCAGAAGCTAAGATGAACGTCAGAATCCAAACTTTCG AAGGAACGACCGCAATCGAAGCTCTTGAGAAGGGCCTCCGGGACATTCAGGAGCTCTGCGACGTCGTCACTGACAAGTttgtggcggcggcagacgactttgagaagaagaaggccgctACTGCATAG
- the NdufA6 gene encoding ndufa6 NADH-ubiquinone oxidoreductase subunit (COG:C; EggNog:ENOG503P2TN): MAISPTQFAVTTRQSANWADARSRVLTAYRAWIRAAPEIQTMYSIPQPVSAIRTRIRQEFERHRFVNKLPVVDMLLLQNNADYQETMNFWRQTTHLMNYFKEENFRGEKILPSNFVSGFLEGRN; encoded by the exons ATGGCCATCTCACCTACCCAATTCGCTGTTACCACGCGGCAAT CGGCCAATTGGGCCGACGCGAGAAGCAGAGTGCTTACAGCCTATCGGGCATGGATTCGGGCG GCGCCTGAGATCCAGACCATGTACTCGATCCCCCAACCCGTCTCCGCCATCCGCACCCGCATCAGACAGGAGTTCGAGCGTCACAGATTCGTCAACAAGCTCCCCGTTGTCGATATGCTCCTTTTGCAGAACAATGCCGACTACCAA GAAACCATGAACTTCTGGCGTCAAACCACACACTTGATGAACTACTTCAAGGAGGAAAACTTCAGAGGCGAGAAGATCCTACCCTCAAACTTCGTTTCCGGTTTCCTGGAG GGCCGCAACTAG
- the BUD31 gene encoding Component of the SF3b subcomplex of the U2 snRNP (EggNog:ENOG503P1XY; COG:K; BUSCO:EOG092652KR) has translation MPPIRPSSKRKPPPDGFSDIEEDLLIFSNKMKDAQNAPSDNIPKHQAQWPIFQISHQRSRYIYELYYEKEAISKQLYDWLLKNGYADAALIAKWKKQGYEKLCCLRCIQTKETNFNSTCVCRVPRAQMKGEDREVQCVSCGCRGCASTD, from the coding sequence ATGCCCCCCAtccgcccctcctccaaacgcAAGCCCCCCCCCGACGGCTTCTCCGACATAGAAGAAGACCTCCTAATCTTCTCCAACAAGATGAAAGACGCCCAAAACGCCCCCTCGGACAATATCCCCAAGCACCAAGCCCAATGGCCCATCTTCCAAATCTCTCACCAGCGCTCCCGCTATATCTACGAGCTCTACTACGAAAAGGAGGCGATATCCAAGCAGCTCTACGACTGGCTCCTCAAAAACGGCTACGCCGACGCGGCGCTCATCGCAAAGTGGAAGAAGCAGGGGTACGAGAAGCTGTGCTGCCTGAGGTGCATCCAGACAAAGGAGACAAATTTTAACTCTACCTGCGTGTGCAGGGTGCCGAGGGCGCagatgaagggggaggatagGGAGGTGCAGTGCGTTAGTTGTGGGTGTAGGGGTTGTGCTTCTACTGACTGA
- a CDS encoding uncharacterized protein (COG:U; EggNog:ENOG503P230) translates to MGKRAREYDEASADPGSAFTTVLLRISNGSEPLTKVPATSEPDPTATQVPAAKITELDPSLITTTKTNNPMPCSLPPHKEPITFSSYQEYESHYRNEHTNRCLECRKNFPSSHLLSLHISENHDAFIQVKRDKGERTYTCFVETCDKVCMTPQKRQMHLIAKHMYPKNFFFGVTRYGIDGRRSLLLDENKKGSDKKTDSNGNRRPSLAPVSSESQQQHSQDSTPPVNTEKPVSAAAKPEDNEMQVEPASSERKPDVEMDDISTAMSALQFVPRGVRFGRGKRAGFAKR, encoded by the exons ATGGGAAAACGCGCACGGGAATATGACGAGGCATCCGCAGATCCGGGCTCAGCCTTCACTACTgtcctcctccgcatcaGCAACGGATCCGAACCTCTAACCAAAGTCCCCGCTACTTCCGAACCAGATCCCACAGCCACCCAAGTCCCAGCAGCCAAAATCACCGAGTTGGATCcttccctcatcaccaccaccaagaccaacaaTCCCATGCCCTGCTCCCTCCCACCGCACAAAGAACCAATCACCTTCTCATCCTACCAAGAATACGAATCTCACTACCGCAACGAGCACACCAACCGCTGCCTCGAATGCCGCAAAAactttccttcttcccatctCCTCAGCTTGCACATCAGTGAAAATCACGATGCCTTCATCCAAGTCAAGCGAGACAAGGGAGAGCGCACA TACACCTGTTTCGTTGAAACCTGTGATAAAGTCTGTATGACGCCACAAAAGAGGCAGATGCACCTCATCGCCAAGCACATGTACCCCAAGAACTTCTTCTTTGGGGTCACGCGGTATGGTATTGATGGGCGACGGTCGCTGCTGCTTGATGAGAACAAGAAGGGCAGTGATAAGAAAACCGACAGCAACGGCAATAGGAGGCCGAGTCTTGCGCCTGTCTCTTCAGAatctcaacagcagcacagcCAAGACAGCACGCCACCTGTCAACACAGAAAAGCCAGTGTCAGCAGCCGCCAAACCCGAGGATAACGAGATGCAAGTTGAACCTGCTAGTTCTGAGCGCAAGCCTGATGTGGAAATGGATGACATCTCGACTGCCATGTCGGCTCTCCAGTTCGTGCCAAGAGGCGTACGATTTGGCCGTGGCAAAAGGGCCGGTTTCGCGAAACGATAG
- a CDS encoding uncharacterized protein (COG:A; EggNog:ENOG503NX8Y) encodes MATPAAAITVGTTTAKIPEIDEVWKAAQKLRGTIVKELEQVQGREAANEVARFEKVEKLMEHYRLACVEVIWPDFRVTKEKHVEDTLWQVHTLITKAYRKVLGRLNGNDNAVLRRRVERLYAAYLKTAQSFYKGWLQRVCARYNIKDLQRIARVIGIEMSVPKAHTVDAAAHRLDEIVRDSCHKTLIYLGDLARYRTLLRNKDRNWDNALSYYFLANDLAPESGYGHHQCGVIYAEVDDHLHIVYHMYRAMVCDKPHPNAAPNLEREFRDIQKKRGGDARQVFITWFLKLQAFYYQGREFSERKELENEVDHRLAVAMKSGTLFKSDQDLLKIILINITSYAACAQKVQDKWTEERSRSCQYLLLLNIRTIHTISKLLRDELNELVKRQPVETTPVQEQGKFTPVFARVLPFLRVYMAWLCFYSTELKQYQEHLEPQFGDMCKMLSMALGLLLEFVATAQQPGKIVPWRFAEDELTLGVNCLNGTELKGCQLYCDPFSKQPKPRRDESPEDEYSNDDITWSRMLHIALCAFELATPGSPFPLVTATASSKDAEGYATVVYHEGPKHLPPSVQSPQPASSAPTTTAAPAPPAAVATPAHVPAEVVAVPSPSDSVELSEDQEFYGERLRRASVIAKHSTSKRNAQPVAQSESTSHSAEAIRASQPAQNSDFLPIENQIFNILNDFLSPPETRSAQKPETPTRLDPEDSTSYGMGSSTANEVFGAASSSPGPNPGSATGKTFPTLPWSYFLDSGAGGPAQKNGGRNVGSNGWDTAMSSRPASQGSPAHLAGSHGFNNPLAHHQHRSSASGSFSRDRVNQLQGYSRDPWQQTGNSMASQGRTASNPLSQQNIWGPSSSPFSGSHNFSANPSSLPSVNSPMGLPMRTSGLGYQQSNTAARSPLSGNPLHAYPNGADSGHINPPPGFGGNAVAALADSVYTTSPGAHGHGHQTYGYQDAITAQQQQMLAMMRGNVNAENNWNGFNTASKPSQTLPPGLQNQMYGGAFASQLGNQQQQQQATRKAENLPKR; translated from the exons ATGGCCACGCCGGCTGCTGCGATCACTGTgggcaccaccacggccaagATACCCGAGATTGATGAGGTCTGGAA GGCTGCGCAGAAACTCCGTGGTACGATTGTCAAGGAACTGGAGCAGGTACAGGGTAGAGAAGCTGCCAACGAGGTGGCTCGCTTCGAGAAAGTCGAGAAGTTGATGGAGCA TTATCGCCTTGCCTGTGTCGAGGTCATCTGGCCCGACTTCCGAGTTACCAAGGAGAAGCACGTCGAGGACACTCTTTGGCAAGTTCACACATTGATCACCAAGGCCTACCGAAAGGTGCTTGGTAGGTTGAACGGCAACGACAATGCCGTACTTCGACGTAGAGTTGAGCGGTTATACGCCGCCTATTTGAAGACTGCGCAGTCCTTCTACAAGGGTTGGCTGCAGAGAGTGTGCGCTCGGTACAACATCAAGGATCTTCAACGCATAGCGCGCGTTATTGGCATCGAGATGTCTGTCCCAAAGGCCCACACGGTTGACGCTGCTGCTCATAGACTGGATGAGATTGTCAGGGACTCGTGCCACAAGACGCTCATCTACCTGGGAGACCTTGCTCGATATCGCACTCTTCTTCGCAACAAGGACCGCAACTGGGATAATGCGCTGTCGTACTACTTTCTCGCGAACGACCTGGCCCCAGAGTCAGGCTATGGCCACCACCAGTGCGGCGTCATCTACGCCGAAGTTGACGATCACTTGCACATCGTTTATCACATGTACCGCGCAATGGTCTGTGACAAGCCGCATCCAAATGCTGCGCCGAACCTTGAGCGAGAGTTCCGCGACatccagaagaagagaggcgGGGATGCCAGACAGGTCTTCATCACGTGGTTTCTGAAGCTTCAGGCCTTCTACTACCAGGGCAGAGAATTCTCTGAGCGTAAGGAACTCGAGAATGAAGTTGACCATCGTCTGGCCGTCGCCATGAAATCAGGCACACTTTTCAAATCGGACCAAGATTTGCTCAAAATCATTCTGATCAACATCACAAGCTATGCCGCTTGCGCACAGAAGGTTCAGG ACAAATGGACTGAGGAGAGATCTCGCTCATGCCAATATCTGCTCCTTCTCAACATTCGCACTATCCACACCATCTCAAAGCTGCTCCGAGACGAGCTTAACGAGCTGGTCAAACGTCAACCAGTGGAGACCACTCCAGTGCAAGAACAGGGCAAGTTCACGCCCGTCTTCGCCCGCGTCTTGCCTTTCCTGCGCGTGTACATGGCTTGGCTATGCTTTTACAGCACTGAACTGAAGCAGTACCAGGAGCACTTGGAGCCTCAATTTGGCGACATGTGCAAGATGCTCAGCATGGCCCTGGGTCTCCTCCTGGAGTTCGTAGCAACCGCTCAACAGCCTGGAAAGATTGTTCCGTGGCGTTTTGCCGAAGACGAGCTCACACTCGGTGTGAACTGCCTCAACGGCACAGAGTTGAAGGGCTGTCAGCTCTATTGCGACCCGTTTAGCAAGCAACCCAAGCCGCGACGGGATGAGTCCCCTGAGGATGAGTACTCAAACGACGACATTACTTGGAGCAGGATGCTGCACATTGCGCTCTGTGCTTTCGAGTTGGCAACTCCGGGATCCCCGTTTCCGCTCGTCACTGCTACGGCCTCTTCCAAGGATGCGGAGGGATATGCGACCGTCGTGTACCACGAAGGTCCCAAACACTTACCGCCAAGCGTCCAGAGCCCGCAACCGGCCTCTTCTGCTCCTACAACCACCGCAGCCCCTGCGCCTCCTGCAGCCGTTGCCACGCCGGCTCATGTACCTGCGGAAGTAGTAGCAGTCCCAAGCCCGTCAGACTCTGTTGAACTCTCGGAAGACCAAGAGTTCTATGGAGAGCGATTGCGCCGCGCCAGTGTCATTGCCAAGCACTCTACAAGCAAGAGAAACGCTCAGCCCGTAGCGCAAAGCGAGAGTACCTCTCACTCCGCTGAGGCCATCCgggccagccagccagcgcAGAACTCAGACTTCCTTCCTATTGAGAATCAGATCTTCAACATCCTTAATGATTTCCTTAGCCCGCCGGAGACTCGCTCTGCCCAGAAGCCCGAAACGCCAACTCGACTGGACCCCGAGGACAGCACCTCCTACGGTATGGGTTCCTCCACGGCCAATGAGGTCTTCGGTGCCGCTTCATCGAGCCCTGGTCCAAACCCAGGTTCTGCCACGGGCAAGACCTTTCCCACGTTGCCATGGTCTTACTTTTTGGACTCGGGGGCTGGTGGGCCAGCTCAGAAGAATGGTGGAAGGAATGTAGGATCGAATGGCTGGGACACCGCCATGTCTTCAAGACCGGCCAGCCAAGGCAGTCCAGCCCATCTTGCCGGCAGCCACGGTTTTAACAATCCACTGgcgcaccatcaacaccgcTCTTCTGCTTCAGGCTCGTTCTCCAGGGACCGTGTAAACCAGCTTCAAGGCTATAGCCGTGACCCCTGGCAGCAAACTGGAAACAGCATGGCTTCCCAGGGTAGGACTGCTTCGAATCCTCTTTCACAGCAGAACATTTGGGGTCCGTCTAGCTCGCCCTTCTCTGGATCGCACAACTTCTCTGCCAACCCGTCCAGCCTCCCTTCAGTCAACAGCCCTATGGGCTTGCCAATGAGAACTTCTGGACTTGGTTACCAGCAAAGCAACACGGCAGCTCGCTCACCTCTCTCCGGCAACCCTCTCCATGCCTATCCAAATGGTGCGGACAGCGGCCATATCAACCCGCCTCCTGGGTTTGGTGGCAATGCTGTTGCGGCTCTGGCAGACTCGGTTTACACCACCTCTCCCGGCGCGCATGGCCATGGTCATCAGACTTATGGGTACCAGGacgccatcaccgcccagcagcagcagatgctggcgatgatgagaggCAATGTCAACGCTGAGAACAACTGGAACGGGTTCAACACGGCTTCCAAGCCCTCGCAGACTCTGCCACCGGGGCTTCAGAACCAGATGTATGGTGGTGCGTTTGCTTCGCAGCTGGGtaaccagcagcagcagcagcaggctaCGCGCAAAGCGGAAAACCTTCCTAAGCGCTGA